A single genomic interval of Oryza sativa Japonica Group chromosome 7, ASM3414082v1 harbors:
- the LOC136351221 gene encoding uncharacterized protein, with product MDLPALAPPTIAQADANVNGAGFNGATPLLLACSHTGSIRFVNCLVESGADPNIPDEVKHFLPSRRQLQLLKGYFSTGVNKMWILAIGRVLDVTVTPRELSLSVAKRGAVS from the exons ATGGATCTTCCGGCTCTGGCTCCGCCAACCATAGCGCAG GCCGATGCTAACGTTAATGGCGCTGGATTCAATGGAGCAACTCCTCTGCTGTTAGCATGTAGTCATACCGGCTCCATCAGATTTGTCAATTGCTTGGTGGAATCTGGGGCAGATCCAAACATTCCCGACGAA GTGAAGCACTTCTTGCCTTCAAGAAGGCAATTACAACTTCTGAAGGGATATTTCTCAACTGGTGTGAACAAGATGTGGATCCTTGCAATTGGAAGGGTGTTAGATGTGACAGTCACACCAAGAGA ACTGTCCTTATCTGTTGCAAAGCGAGGAGCTGTCTCATGA